The following nucleotide sequence is from Cucumis melo cultivar AY chromosome 1, USDA_Cmelo_AY_1.0, whole genome shotgun sequence.
ATGCTTCAAACACTTCCATTATAGATTCAGGTTATTTGACTTAGCTATTTTAAAGCAAGCTTCATTTTGTTGTTCTAGTCTGCTGTCTTAGCCTTGTGTTTGACTTTGAGCATTTTATCTCTAAGATGTATATTTAGTAACATGTTCTAAGGTTGTTTTTCTTTCCTtgaaataaaagaaagtaaCGTAAATTTAGTAACAAAAATTGAGTGTTGTCATGGGGTTTCTGCTCTATAATACCATCATAGTGCAGAGAAGGAAAAGAGTGAGAAAGAATCAAATATAATATAGTGACCTTTATGTGTTGTTTGTAGGGGGGAAGAGTTATGGCTGTTCTGAAAATGCGAGTGCTGCAGGAACGTATTACGATGCTGTGCCTCGAAGCCTTATTGTTAGCAATGACAACTTATCTACTCAGACGGATACACTTCTTCTAACATTTCCCAAGCAGCCTCTTTGGACAAATGTGTACATTCAAAACCATGCTAAGGCTTTGGTTCCTTTGTTTTGGAGCCGTGTACAGGTTATATATCTCTGAGTATATGCTTCCACGGTTATGCAGATTATTATTTCTCTGATTTCTGTTCTCATATGGATCATGCAGCTTGAGTGTTTTTTGACCTGGACTTCTTGagttgccttt
It contains:
- the LOC127148488 gene encoding uncharacterized protein LOC127148488, with the protein product MLDLQVCYQSLQLQSLFVSRFSYYMQCFQDITKARKIPKRALPIICFREVSPPLSDASNTSIIDSGGKSYGCSENASAAGTYYDAVPRSLIVSNDNLSTQTDTLLLTFPKQPLWTNVYIQNHAKALVPLFWSRVQVIYL